In Gopherus flavomarginatus isolate rGopFla2 chromosome 5, rGopFla2.mat.asm, whole genome shotgun sequence, one DNA window encodes the following:
- the LOC127051763 gene encoding serpin A3-1-like, with protein MNSTLSVCLLLAALCALAHCHHFPHHPTCEDDHKDPNHMEEYALLNQACVKQGTSYADFTFRFYKQAVLAEADKNVFFSPISIATAFAMLAMGAKSATRTQIFEGMGFSLTEVQEEDIHESFHHHIHMMNCPNNKIQTSMGNALFIATKFKALEKFLQDVKTFYETEYFPTDFHNSKEAEKKINGYVKKKTHGKIPELVSYLDPNTVMVLVNYIYFKASWENPFDPFHTLEEDFLVDEKNSVKVSMMRRDTDYESHYDDQLSCWLVQIPYNGNAKALFILPDEGKMKQLEAALLKETVCKWEKLLQKRTINLYIPKFSISGSYDVKLLFEKMGITDVFSSHADLSGIAGTSDLHVSQAIHKAVLNVHENGTEAAGATAIVVTKLLRPSTTIKFNRPFVVMIVDKATLSTMFMGKIVNPTIK; from the exons ATGAATTCCACCCTTTCTGTGTGTTTGTTACTTGCTGCTCTTTGTGCTCTTGCCCATTGCCATCACTTTCCTCATCACCCCACCTGCGAGGACGACCATAAAGATCCAAATCACATGGAAGAGTATGCGCTGCTGAACCAGGCCTGTGTCAAACAAGGTACCAGCTATGCGGACTTTACATTTAGATTCTATAAGCAGGCTGTATTAGCAGAAGCAGACAAGAATGTGTTCTTCTCTCCCATAAGCATTGCCACTGCCTTTGCCATGCTGGCAATGGGCGCTAAATCAGCCACTCGGACTCAGATTTTTGAAGGAATGGGCTTTAGCCTGACAGAGGTTCAGGAGGAGGACATACATGAAAGTTTCCATCATCACATCCACATGATGAATTGTCCTAACAATAAGATCCAGACAAGTATGGGAAATGCCCTTTTCATAGCAACCAAGTTTAAAGCACTAGAGAAGTTTTTACAAGACGTCAAAACCTTTTATGAAACAGAATATTTTCCTACCGATTTCCATAATTCAAAagaggctgagaaaaagatcaaCGGTTATGTAAAGAAGAAAACCCATGGGAAAATTCCAGAACTAGTCAGCTATCTTGATCCAAACACTGTAATGGTTCTTGTtaactacatttatttcaaag cctcctgggaAAATCCTTTCGATCCCTTCCACACCCTCGAGGAGGATTTTTTGGTGGATGAGAAAAACTCTGTTAAAGTCAGTATGATGCGCCGGGATACCGACTATGAAAGCCACTATGATGACCAGCTGTCGTGCTGGCTGGTGCAGATACCATACAATGGAAATGCCAAAGCGCTATTTATTCTGCCTGACGAAGGGAAGATGAAGCAGTTGGAGGCTGCTCTCTTGAAAGAAACTGTGTGTAAATGGGAGAAATTACTTCAAAAAAG GACTATTAATCTGTACATTCCAAAGTTTTCTATTTCGGGGTCCTATGATGTGAAACTCCTGTTTGAGAAAATGGGTATTACTGATGTGTTCTCTAGTCACGCTGATCTGTCTGGAATCGCTGGGACATCCGACCTGCATGTTTCACAG GCTATTCACAAGGCCGTGTTGAATGTTCATGAGAATGGCACCGAGGCAGCAGGGGCCACCGCAATAGTAGTTACCAAACTTCTTCGTCCTTCAACTACCATTAAATTCAACAGGCCCTTCGTGGTGATGATTGTTGATAAAGCCACCCTCAGCACAATGTTCATGGGGAAAATTGTCAACCCTACTATAAAATAA